The genomic segment GTCTTTTTCTGCTGTTTGATATTTAATATTAAGTTGATTAATATTTTTTTTTAATTCAATTTTTGTAATTGAATCTCTTAGGTTTTGATATGTAGTTTTGTATTTTAAAGCTTTTTTGTAATCTTTTTTATTTTGATACCAAATATATAAGGCATTATAAACTTTTAAATGATTTTCGTTTAATATTTGGCTATTACGAAGTTCTTTTTTTGCTTTAAGTAAAAAAAAGATTTCGTTATCAAATTTTTCTTTTTTCTTTTCAACACGAGATAAATTTAGATAAATTAATGGTAAATAATTGTTGTTAGGTATCTTTTTTGATAAATTTAAATAGTATTTGGCAGAATCTAATTTATTTAAAGTTATATAAGACGATCCAATATTTTGGTAGATTAAAGCCTTATCTATATAACCATATTTTATCGATTTTTTGTAATGTAAAATACTTGTTTGTCCAATATTTTTTTTATCAAAAAAAACACCTAAATTATTATGAGCTATTGAAATGCACAATGAGTCTTGTAATAATAAAGCGCTTTCTAAACTTTTCTTTAAATAAAATAAACATTGCTTATCATCAGATATCTCAGAATTTAAAAGAGCTAAACCTTTAAAAATATTAAATTCATCTCTATAAGATTTAATATTATTTTCTTTGAGAACTTTTAATGCATTTAAATAATATTTTACGGATTTATCAAAATCATGTGTTTTTCTATAATAATAACCATAATAAGATTGTAGTTTGCTAGTTTCAAGTTTACTTAATTTTAATTTCCCTAATTTTTCTAACAGTATATAACAATTATCTAAATCATTATTTTCTATTAGTGTGTTTAAAGAGGTAAATTTATTATCCTTAACATTATAACTAGATTGAAAATTAGAAATAAATAATATAAAGCAAAAAAAAGATACGAGTATATTATTTATCATTTTTTTTATACTAATATAAAATAATTTATTTTAATTATATCCGTGGAGTGGTGGTGGGTCAAAACTACCACCATTTCTATCGTTAGAAATTTTCATTGTATTTTTTCGTTTAAGAGATTTTGCAACATTTTGGTCATCAATAATAATCTCTAAATATCTAGAAACGTTAAAAATTCTACTAAATACTATTTTTTTAAAAAACAAACTTAAATATTTATTACGGCTCTCTTTAATATTAAATTGTACAAGTTGTATTTGAGATTCGGTATTTGTTTTGTTAGCTTGATGTATTTTTATATTTGCATAAAAATTTCTACCATTTCTAGTTATAAAGCATTCTTGTTCTAAAATACTACAAGAAGAATTAGATAAAAAAGAGACACGCAAAATTTTTAAATCTTTATCTTCTTCTTTAACAACTCTTACAAAAGGTTTATGTAGTAAATCGTTTTCAATTTTAAATAACATGCTGTCGTTTTGAAAGTTAAGTATTTTTAAATCGCTAATTTTTATTTTCATTATTTTATTTTTAAATTTTATATATTGCAATTAAGTTTATATTACTAAAATAGTATAATATAAATAATTACAGAATTTCATATTATTTTAATGAAGTGGTGGTGGATCAAAACTACCACCATTTTGATAACTAGCAATCGTCATTGTACCTAATATATTTTTGTTATTACTACAAGAAACTATCATAAAAGAATTTATATCATTAAAATGTTCTTCTAAAATATCTTCGTTTTTAATTTCTACTTCTACAATTTTAAAACCAGCACTTTCATGATCTGTAAATTTTAGATTTATATTTACAATAAAATGGATGTTAGCTTTATTTGTGAAAGGATTTTTATCACCATTTTCTTTAAGAGTTTCTATATTATTAATGGTTGTATTATTATCTAAAATTAGTAATACTTTGGCAATTTTGGTATCACCATTTTTTACAATTCTCACATAAGGTCTATTTACACCAAAGCTAACGGAGAAGTTTGTAACACTGTTACTTAGTTTTAACTCTCTTAGTTTGTACTCTAATTTTTTCATTTATTTTATTTTGGGTTGATTTATAATTGCACCAAATATCCAATATATTTAGAATGCGTCTATACCTACAATTAGGTATATTTCCTTCCTTAAATGTAAGTAAAAAACTATAAAGTAAAAATAGTAAGAAGTACTCCTAAAAGAATCGCAATAAATTTCTGTAAGTTAAATTTATGATTTTCAGTGCTTTCAAAAAGTATAATGGTAGAAATATGTAAGAAAACACCAATAATTAAAGCTGTAATTTCAGTTGTATAGATTGTAAAAAATGGAATTTTATCGCCCAAAAGAATTCCTAAAGGACTCATAAATGCAAAGAAAGTTAAAAATAGAAAAATGGTTTTCTTAGGATAATTGGTATGTAATAAAAAAGTAGTTAATACAATTGCGATGGGTATTTTATGAACAATAATTGCCCATAATAAATTATCATCTGCATAATGTATTGGCAAACCTTCCGAAAAAGCATGTAAACATAAGCTTACAAAAAGTAGCGTTGGAAACTTTTTTCCATCTGTGTGCATATGAATATGCCCATGTTCTGCTCCTTTAGAAAACGATTCTAAAACAGATTGTAAAATAATTCCTATTAAGATAAAAACCCCAACTATTGTAGCATCAGAGTTAATCGTGTAAACATCTGGTAATAAGTGTAAAACAGTAACAGAAAGTAGATACGAGCCACTAAAGGCCAATAATAAACGAACTATTTTAGTACTTGGTTTTATAATAAAAACCAAAATAGCACCTAATAAAACAGATAAAATTAAAAGAATATAACTCATTTATTTTGCTACTAAAATTAATCGATTGGAAGTTTTAGAATCGAAATTATTTAAATTATAATCTCCAAAAACGTTTTTAATTGTAAAACCAACTTTTTCAAAATACGAAGTCATTTTCTCTAAATCTAAAAACTTTACACGTTCTATATAAGAATGATTTTTTCCATCAGCAAAAAAAGAAATAATTTTTACAATAAAACCATTTGTAATTTCTCTTTTTATGTTGAAGGTAATATTATCTACAATTTTAGTTTCTTCCGTTACTAAATTTGCCTTTACTTTATCCGCATTTAAAAAATCGAAGACAAAATAACCATTTTCATTTAAGCCGTTTTTTATATTTTTAAGAATTAAAATATCTTCAGAATCATCTTCAAAATAACCAAAACTGGTAAACAAATTAAAAATAGCATCGTATGTATTGTTGAAAGCTTTGCGCATATCATGTGCTTTAAAACTAAGTGTTTCGTTTTCGAATTTTTTGGCGAATTCGATGCTATTTTTAGACAGGTCTCCACCAGTAACTTTATAACCTAAAGTATTTAAAAACACAGAATGACGCCCTTTACCACAGGGCAAATCTAAAATATGTGTCGATTTTGGTAACTCTAAAAACTCAGTAATATTTTTCATAAATAATTGAGCATCAGAATTATCTCTGTTTTTATATAAAATATGATAATATGGGGTATTAAACCAATCTGTAAACCAATCTTTTGTTTTCAAAATGTAATTTTGTTTGAGTTTAGATCGAAGTTAGTTTCAAAAACTAATTAAGCAATCTTAATTATTTACGATTTTAAACACAACAACTATCTTTTTTACAAGTGCAGTATTTTAAATTATAAACGTGCAAAATTACTAAAGTTATTGTAACAAGATACATAATAATTTCAGGAAGATGAAGAATTTCGTTTTTTTCATTAACTACAAGCAAAAATAACAATGTCCAAAAACTCCATAAAAGTACTTTTATAAATTTCTTTGTGCTAACTTTACTAGAACGTAATACTGCAAAAAAACCGATTGCTAAAAAAAGAAAATCTAAATTACTCCACCAAAATGGTTTGTTGCTATGGATACCAAAATTACCTATATGTGTTATAAACAATAAAGGAGTTAACAAACAGTGTATAAAACATAAAACACTGGCAATAATACCTAAAGTATCAGATTTATTAGTAATTAAATTCATTGATTTTTTAATTAACGCGACTAAGTTGCAAATATATGTATATATTATTTGTTAATGCAATTTAGTTGTTATAAATTTGTAACTATGGGTATTGTAAGAAAAACACATTCACTTAATTTACTATTAGGAGAGTTTCATAAAAGTTCTTCTGCCATTTCTACTGTTCAATTGGTAAAGAAATTTAAATCTAAAATAAATAAATCTACAATTTACCGCATTTTAGATAAACTAGAAGACGATGGTGTTTTACATACTATATTAGGAAAAGATGGTGTAAAGCAATATGCAAAATGTACAAGTTGTTCTAAATCTATACATACAGATAATCACCCTCATTTGCAATGTACTATTTGTAATAAAATATACTGTTTAGATGTTGCAATTTCAATTCCAGAGATTCCAAAATATAAAGTAAATAATATTCGTGTGTTTTTAGAGGGCGAATGCAATTTTTGTAAATTAAAAAACTAGTTATTTTATTTCCTTTTCTTATGAATTCTTACTCTTTAAAATACCTACCTTTGTAGTATGAATAAAGATTTTAAAATGACAGCCACCACACTTTTCGGTTTAGAAAGTGTATTAGCAAAAGAACTAAAAGATTTAGGCGCACAAGACGTAAAAGAAGGTATTAGAAGTGTTACTTTTCGTGGCGACAAAGGTTTTATGTACAAAGCAAATATGGCTTTAAGAACGGCTGTTCGTGTTTTAAAACCTATTAAAACCTGTAAAATTTACGATGAAGAAGATTTATACGAGGCAATTCAAAAAATAAAGTGGGAAAATTATTTAGAAACCCAAGGTACTTTTGCGATTGGAGCTGTTGTAAATTCTAAAAATTTTACATCAAATTCGCATTACATTTCTTTAAAATCGAAAGATGCAATTGCCGATTATTTTCGTCATAAATACAGTAAAAGACCCAATGTAGATTTAGATTATCCCGATTTAAAAATTCACATTCATATTCACAAAGAATGGTTAACGGTTTCTTTAGATTCTTCTGGAGATTCTCTACATAAAAGAGGTTATAGAACAGCCACAAATATTGCACCCATTAACGAAGTTTTAGCAGCTGGTATGGTTTTGTTATCTGGTTATACTGGAGATGAAAACTTTATAGACCCCATGTGTGGTTCTGGAACTATTTTAATAGAAGCAGCAATGATTGCCAATAATATTCCTGCAAACATAAACAGAAAGCTCTTTGCTTTTGAGAATTGGAAAGATTATGATGAAGATTTGTATTTTACCATTCAAGATTCTTTATTGAAAAAAATTCGTTCTTCTCATTTTAAAATTATGGGTTTCGACAAAGCGCCTTCTGCAGTCCAAAAAGCGCAGGCGAATGTAGAGAGTGCAAATTTAGATGAGTTTATTGGAGTACATCATGTAAATTTTTTTAACTCTAAAAAAGAAGTTTTTGGAAATACGACAATTATATTTAATCCACCTTATGGCGAGCGTTTAAATATCGATACCCAAGAATTTTATAAGAAAATAGGAGATACCTTAAAACACAATTACCCAGGTTCTACAGCTTGGTTAATTACCTCAGATACAGATGCTTTAAAAGCAGTAGGTTTACGAACATCTAAAAGAATTGCCCTTAAAAATGGCGATTTAAATTGTAAATTTGTAAAATACGAATTGTACGAAGGAACTCGTAAGTTTAAAGAGCGTAAAACAGACGAGGAAGAATAATTTTTTTATTTTAAATGAAATCTCGTTTTCATTTCGACCTTGTGTAGAAATCTTTTTTATTTGAAACTATTTGCGTTTTCGCTACTCGTTTTTTTCTAAAAAAAGAAAAAACAGCTCAAAAAAACTATTTTAAAAGAAATCGAAAGACAAGCTTGCTTGCAAACTTTATTTACTTAACAAGCTCGTTATTTTTTTAAATTATGTAGTTTTGGAACTGTTTAAATATTTTAGTTCTATGAATAGTTTCGATGTTGTTATTATTGGAGGTGGTACAGCTGGTTTAATGCTTGCAAGAGAACTTGGTAAATTTAAACGCTCTACACTTGTTTTAGATAGAAAAGATAACTTATTAGAATTCTCCTTTAATACTTTAGGAAGTTTTATGAAAGTAGAAGATTTCGATTTATCTAAAAATGTAATTGCTCAAAAAACGGACACCTTAGTTTTTCAATCTAAAAACATTAAAAGAGAACTTAAAGCCGATAACTTATATGTTTTAGATAAGAAAAAAGTGCACGAAGAGCTTATAAATGCTATTGATAAGGAGTATGTTACAACAAAAACGAGTATCCATATTAAAGATATTATAAAAGACAAATTAGGTAATTTTTCTTTTGTAAAAGACACTAATAACAACAAATATTTTGGAAAAATTATAATAGACGCTTCTGGTACGAATGGTGTTTTTAGTAAAAAAATAGGTTTAAGAGAAAAGAATGGAAGTCTTGCAACTGGTGTAGAATATAATGTAGCATATTTGGGCGACCCACAAAAAATGTATCTCTTAAGTGGTAAAGATTTTCAAGGAGGTTATGGGTGGATTTTTCCTTTAAAAAATAGAAGAGCAATAATTGGTTTTGGAACTTATAACGATAAAGTTGTTAAGCAATTAAAAAAGCGCTTAAATGAAATTTTGGAATTACCCTTAATAAAAGCTTTAGTTTTAAAAGATAACGATAATGTAGAAGGTGGTAGTGTGCCAATTACGCCAGTTTTAGAAAATTTTGTTCTTAAGAATTTAGTTTGTGTTGGAGATAGTGTATCGCAGGTAAACCCTATTGTTGGAGAAGGATATAAATTTATTT from the Polaribacter cellanae genome contains:
- a CDS encoding tetratricopeptide repeat-containing sensor histidine kinase, translating into MINNILVSFFCFILFISNFQSSYNVKDNKFTSLNTLIENNDLDNCYILLEKLGKLKLSKLETSKLQSYYGYYYRKTHDFDKSVKYYLNALKVLKENNIKSYRDEFNIFKGLALLNSEISDDKQCLFYLKKSLESALLLQDSLCISIAHNNLGVFFDKKNIGQTSILHYKKSIKYGYIDKALIYQNIGSSYITLNKLDSAKYYLNLSKKIPNNNYLPLIYLNLSRVEKKKEKFDNEIFFLLKAKKELRNSQILNENHLKVYNALYIWYQNKKDYKKALKYKTTYQNLRDSITKIELKKNINQLNIKYQTAEKDKQILETEAKRIKNRNFLIGSLLFILFAGTIGILSLKNSKRKRKFAEQEKELETQKNLTLLKEQELNTINAMVDGQEKERKRIAEDLHDNLGSVLATLKLHFENLQMNKEKKKINQEELFNKTENLIDEAYLKVRSIAHAKNAGVIANQGLLSAVEIMAEKISSADKINIDVIHFGLNKRLENSLEITVFRIIQELITNIIKHAEATNATINISAYDKNLNIIVEDNGKGFNIKKVNLKDGMGIGSIKTRIEHLKGTFEIDSTIGKGSSVIIDIPIE
- a CDS encoding ZIP family metal transporter produces the protein MSYILLILSVLLGAILVFIIKPSTKIVRLLLAFSGSYLLSVTVLHLLPDVYTINSDATIVGVFILIGIILQSVLESFSKGAEHGHIHMHTDGKKFPTLLFVSLCLHAFSEGLPIHYADDNLLWAIIVHKIPIAIVLTTFLLHTNYPKKTIFLFLTFFAFMSPLGILLGDKIPFFTIYTTEITALIIGVFLHISTIILFESTENHKFNLQKFIAILLGVLLTIFTL
- a CDS encoding class I SAM-dependent DNA methyltransferase, with the translated sequence MKTKDWFTDWFNTPYYHILYKNRDNSDAQLFMKNITEFLELPKSTHILDLPCGKGRHSVFLNTLGYKVTGGDLSKNSIEFAKKFENETLSFKAHDMRKAFNNTYDAIFNLFTSFGYFEDDSEDILILKNIKNGLNENGYFVFDFLNADKVKANLVTEETKIVDNITFNIKREITNGFIVKIISFFADGKNHSYIERVKFLDLEKMTSYFEKVGFTIKNVFGDYNLNNFDSKTSNRLILVAK
- a CDS encoding MerC domain-containing protein — translated: MNLITNKSDTLGIIASVLCFIHCLLTPLLFITHIGNFGIHSNKPFWWSNLDFLFLAIGFFAVLRSSKVSTKKFIKVLLWSFWTLLFLLVVNEKNEILHLPEIIMYLVTITLVILHVYNLKYCTCKKDSCCV
- a CDS encoding Fur family transcriptional regulator; its protein translation is MGIVRKTHSLNLLLGEFHKSSSAISTVQLVKKFKSKINKSTIYRILDKLEDDGVLHTILGKDGVKQYAKCTSCSKSIHTDNHPHLQCTICNKIYCLDVAISIPEIPKYKVNNIRVFLEGECNFCKLKN
- a CDS encoding THUMP domain-containing class I SAM-dependent RNA methyltransferase, yielding MNKDFKMTATTLFGLESVLAKELKDLGAQDVKEGIRSVTFRGDKGFMYKANMALRTAVRVLKPIKTCKIYDEEDLYEAIQKIKWENYLETQGTFAIGAVVNSKNFTSNSHYISLKSKDAIADYFRHKYSKRPNVDLDYPDLKIHIHIHKEWLTVSLDSSGDSLHKRGYRTATNIAPINEVLAAGMVLLSGYTGDENFIDPMCGSGTILIEAAMIANNIPANINRKLFAFENWKDYDEDLYFTIQDSLLKKIRSSHFKIMGFDKAPSAVQKAQANVESANLDEFIGVHHVNFFNSKKEVFGNTTIIFNPPYGERLNIDTQEFYKKIGDTLKHNYPGSTAWLITSDTDALKAVGLRTSKRIALKNGDLNCKFVKYELYEGTRKFKERKTDEEE
- a CDS encoding lycopene cyclase family protein — protein: MELFKYFSSMNSFDVVIIGGGTAGLMLARELGKFKRSTLVLDRKDNLLEFSFNTLGSFMKVEDFDLSKNVIAQKTDTLVFQSKNIKRELKADNLYVLDKKKVHEELINAIDKEYVTTKTSIHIKDIIKDKLGNFSFVKDTNNNKYFGKIIIDASGTNGVFSKKIGLREKNGSLATGVEYNVAYLGDPQKMYLLSGKDFQGGYGWIFPLKNRRAIIGFGTYNDKVVKQLKKRLNEILELPLIKALVLKDNDNVEGGSVPITPVLENFVLKNLVCVGDSVSQVNPIVGEGYKFIFEASIMASKAIEKSLKYNDINYLYEYETEWKNRFSANYKRSKKAQGKIYKFTNNDVVMDLALLLMRFRSNDRLIKSISGEYGLEKK